One stretch of Kogia breviceps isolate mKogBre1 chromosome 18, mKogBre1 haplotype 1, whole genome shotgun sequence DNA includes these proteins:
- the TMEM147 gene encoding BOS complex subunit TMEM147 encodes MTLFHFGNCFALAYFPYFITYKCSGLSEYNAFWKCVQAGVTYLFVQLCKMLFLATFFPTWEGGIYDFIGEFMKASVDVADLIGLNLVMSRNAGKGEYKIMVAALGWATAELIMSRCIPLWVGARGIEFDWKYIQMSIDSNISLVHYIVASAQVWMITRYDLYHTFRPAVLLLMFLSVYKAFVMETFVHLCSLGSWTALLARAVVTGLLALSTLALYVAVVNVHS; translated from the exons ATGACGCTGTTCCACTTCGGGAACTGCTTCGCCCTGGCCTACTTCCCCTACTTCATCACCTACAAGTGCAGCGGCCT GTCCGAGTACAACGCCTTCTGGAAGTGCGTCCAGGCCGGGGTCACCTACCTCTTCGTGCAGCTGTGCAAG ATGCTGTTTCTGGCCACTTTCTTTCCCACCTGGGAAGGCGGCATCTATGACTTCATTGGG GAGTTCATGAAGGCCAGCGTGGATGTGGCAGACCTGATAGGCCTAAACCTTGTCATGTCCCGGAATGCCGGCAAGGGGGAATACAAGATCATGGTTGCTGCCCTGGGCTGGGCCACCGCCGAGCTCATTATGTCCCG CTGCATCCCtctctgggttggagctcggggCATTGAGTTTGACTGGAAATACATCCAGATGAGCATTGACTCCAACATCAGTCTG GTCCATTACATCGTCGCATCTGCCCAGGTGTGGATGATAACACGCTATGACCTGTACCACACTTTCCGGCCAGCAGTCCTCCTACTGATGTTCCTCAGCGTCTACAAGGCCTTCGTCATGGA GACCTTCGTCCACCTGTGTTCCCTGGGCAGCTGGACGGCACTTCTGGCCCGAGCGGTGGTGACGGGGCTGCTGGCCCTCAGCACCCTGGCCCTGTATGTCGCTGTTGTCAACGTGCACTCCTAG
- the GAPDHS gene encoding LOW QUALITY PROTEIN: glyceraldehyde-3-phosphate dehydrogenase, testis-specific (The sequence of the model RefSeq protein was modified relative to this genomic sequence to represent the inferred CDS: substituted 2 bases at 2 genomic stop codons), which produces MSKRDVTLTNITVVQLLRQSCPAMVRLTAPPRLPTVTRAPPPPEPQPIKEQVPSPPPPAPKDSVVRELTVGINGSGRVGHLVLRACVEKGVKVVAVNDPFIDPEYMVYMFKYDSTHGQYKGSMEYRKGRLVIRNNEISVFXCKQPKEIPWKSVGSPFVVEATGVYLSLEETTAHIEAGALRVVICAPSPDAPMFVMGVNEKDYNPGSMKIVSNASCTTNCLAPLAKVIHERSGIVEGLMTTVHSYTATQKTVDGASKKAWXDGRGAHQNIIPASTGAAKAVGKVIPDLQGKLTGMVFRVPIPVVSVVDLTCRLAQPTRYSDIKEAIKAAAKGPMAGILAYTEDEFVSTDFVSDTHSSIFDAKAGIALNDNFVKLISWYNNEYGYSHRVVDLLRYMFSRDKRSRLARLSFPVLPGQYGSLASPPSAPRGKEGVPHEGPAPLGQR; this is translated from the exons ATGTCGAAACGCGACGTCACCCTCACCAATATCACCGTTGTCCAGCTCCTGCGACAGTCGTGCCCAG CGATGGTGCGGCTCACTGCCCCTCCCCGACTCCCAACAGTGACCAGAGCACCACCCCCTCCGGAGCCCCAGCCAATCAAAGAGCAAGTCCCATCACCTCCGCCTCCTGCACCTAAGGATTCTGTGGTTCGGGAGCTGACTGTTGGCATCAATGG ATCTGGACGCGTTGGTCACCTGGTTCTGCGCGCCTGCGTGGAGAAGGGTGTTAAGGTGGTAGCAGTGAACGATCCGTTCATCGACCCAGAATACATG GTGTACATGTTTAAGTATGACTCCACCCACGGCCAATACAAGGGGAGCATGGAATACAGGAAAGGACGGCTGGTCATCCGTAACAATGAGATCAGCGTCTTTTAGTG CAAGCAGCCCAAAGAAATCCCCTGGAAGTCTGTTGGGAGCCCCTTTGTGGTGGAGGCCACAGGCGTGTACCTGTCCTTAGAGGAAACTACA GCCCACATTGAGGCAGGTGCCCTGCGTGTGGTCATCTGTGCACCCTCTCCAGATGCTCCCATGTTTGTCATGGGGGTGAACGAAAAGGACTATAACCCCGGCTCCATGAAAATTGTCAG CAACGCATCCTGCACCACCAACTGCCTGGCCCCCCTCGCCAAGGTCATCCATGAGCGATCTGGGATTGTGGAAGGGCTGATG ACCACAGTCCATTCCTACACTGCCACTCAGAAGACAGTGGATGGGGCATCGAAAAAGGCCTGGTGAGACGGACGGGGTGCGCACCAGAATATCATCCCAGCCTCCACAGGGGCTGCCAAGGCCGTGGGCAAAGTCATCCCAGACCTCCAAGG gaagCTGACGGGAATGGTGTTCCGAGTGCCAATCCCAGTCGTGTCTGTTGTGGACCTGACCTGCCGCCTGGCCCAGCCTACCCGGTACTCAGACATCAAGGAGGCCATAAAAGCAGCAGCCAAGGGGCCCATGGCTGGCATCCTTGCCTACACTGAGGATGAG TTCGTGTCCACGGACTTCGTTAGCGATACCCATTCATCTATCTTTGATGCTAAGGCTGGCATCGCGCTCAACGACAACTTCGTGAAGCTCATTTCCTG GTACAACAACGAATATGGCTACAGTCATCGAGTGGTGGACCTCCTCCGCTACATGTTCAGCCGAGACAAGAGAAGCAGGCTGGCCCGCCTCAGTTTCCCAGTGCTCCCGGGCCAGTACGGGTCTCTCGCGTCCCCGCCCTCGGCCCCCCGGGGGAAAGAGGGCGTCCCGCACGAGGGGCCCGCGCCTCTGGGCCAACGGTGA